GATTTATCCTCTTGGATGAAAGAAGAAGAAATTGATCGTTCAAACGGGTTAACGACAGAAGAGTTTTGGCGAATCTATAATTTTCTCGCTCCAGAATATGATGTCCCACTCGTTTCAGACGATGAGCTCGCTTACCCTGATTTATTAGAAATGAAAAAATTTCAAGTCCGTCCCGGTATTTATTTAGGTTATTCGACGATTTCCAGTTATGCTGCAATGTTACAGGGAGATGGATATGATACTTTTCACATGACCGATATGGAAGAAATGTTTGAGTTACTCGCAAAAATTTTAGAAGGTCCAGAAAGCTATCATGCAAGACACTCTTATCAATCTTTTAAAGAATTGTATAAAAGTGAACGTATGAGCAGTACCGATGTAAACTACCGCCTTCGTTTTGACGGCATTGATATAAGAGTTTTTGCAGCGATAGAAGTAGAGGAAGAAGAAACAACTAGTGATTTTGGTAAAAATACGGATGACGCTCTAGACCTAGATTCCGTTGATCACGAATACATACAGAGAATTACAAACATCAAGGACCAACTTGAAAATAAGATCGCTCAATATGAAACAACGGTTGATTCGTTTTTAGATAACCAACCCAAACTTCAAGACTATCAAGAAACAATCATTATTGACGAAGGGCTTAATATTGTCGAATTCATTTTAGAACAGGTACATCACCTCTATAGCGACAATCCAGCATTACTGACACTAGAAAATCAGTTCCATGAGTACATCACACAGAGCCAATTTTATTTACAATCGATTTATCAATATGTAGATGACGGCGTCTTTGATAAAAGCACATGGAACACCTTCCATCAACAATATAGAGAGCGACGCCTTGATGAACTTCGAAAGCTAGAAACAGAGATTAGTCATGTTAGATAGGGGTGGCCGTTTCGACAAAATCCGGGAAGTGCCTGGCACCTCCCACAATAGAGGTGAAGAGATGTTTTTATCAAACTTTACAATGACAGTCAGCACAGAAAAACACGTAGAAGAGAATGATAGAGTTGTGCTCATAAAAGATGAGAATCAACAGATCAAGGTTTATCATTTGAAGGGTTATTATATAACCACTTTGAACGAAGAAGTGAGCAGTATGCTAGCTGATGAGTCTACTAAATATGAATGCTATATTACAGACGTTCAGTATCGAACCGAAACCGTTTTTCATCGAAAAGATGAGTTTTATGAGGATTATCCTTACTTAAGTATAAAATTACACTTTATTAAGGAGGCAACTCCTTATTTTCTCAACCAAAAGATCAATGTCATCGACGGGCAGTATTTAGATACGAAAGACATTTCCGAACAGCTACAGAATCAATCCAACATACCGACCATTGTTAAAATGAAGGTTCCGATGACTAGTATTCGATTTTCTGCTTACCAGCCGATGATTTTATCGAGAAGTAACAATCGTTTTGCATTAAAAAATACGAAGAATGCCAAAGACAACGTTTTTACTCCTATATACCATCACTTATTCGATTCGTTATTTCCATTTGATGGAGAATATGAAAATGTCGTTTATATTGGTGGATATGAGCTCGTTCGAGACCGAAATCCACAAGATATATTGAAGGAAAAAAATGATGTTAAGCGCAAGTTCGGGATTGATGATTCAGACCCATCACTTAGTATGATGTATAAAAAGAAGTCATCCAAATATCTACAAGCTTTAGACGCTGTAAAAACAAAATACTATTATACTGAAATAGTATTAAGCAATATTAGTCTTCATAAAGCGGCAGAAAAAGTCAATCTCTGCGTCCCTCCCCAACGAGAAGATTGGAGAGAGTTGAGAGTGCGAGATTGGGAAATACAAGAGACTAAACCTGACACACACGAAAATAACGGTGTTAAACCGTATCCAAAAGTGTCTAGTGAATTAGGAATGTTAATGGACCTAGGCCAACAAGAGCACGAAAGAAAAATTGCAACAGGAGAATACGAGACATACGATCCGACCTATGACTCTAAGTCAGTGTCCTATATGGAAGATGACGATCGATATTTGCAAAGAGTACGGGATGGAGAAGAATAAAATAGGTGTTTTCTCTCGACGAATTATCGTAACTTATTCATGGAAAGATTTTTAGATCATAAACATAACACCTAGCTCTAGAGGTTATGTGGCATAAAAAACTCACTATGATGTTGTCCCATAGTGAGTTTAATCATTTTATATGTATGAGCAGTAAATATCTCCCTTAGTATTCTTCAAAGATATTTATCTTTTCCTTCAAAGTTCAGAATACTAACATTGTTGGGTTTTATAACTAATTGTTGTAAGATCATTTATTACGTACGATTTGTTACTTTAAATTTCTTAACGAGTTGATCCAATTGAGTAGATAAATCCTGCAATTCTGTACTCATATTTGTAAGGTCGTTCATTGCTGAGGTTTGTTGATCTGTCGAAGCAGCAATTTCTTCTGTACTTGCTCGTGATTCTTCTACAACAGCGGAAGTGTTATTAATCGATCCATTCACCTGTTCACTACTTTCAGTAAGTTCTTTGATCGTTTCGGTTATTTCAGCTGTTTGTTCCTTAATAGAACCTGTTGATTGATTAATATCTCGAATTGCCTTTTCGGTATGCTCGACTTCTTCTACCATTCCATCAATCTCATGACCACTTACTTTCGTATCATCAACAATTTCTTCGATGCCATTTTGAATCTCACTAATTAATTCCTGAATTTGTTCAGTTGAATCTTTAGACTGTGTTGCAAGCTTCCTTACCTCATCAGCTACGACAGCAAAACCTTTTCCATTCTCTCCAGCCCTTGCAGCTTCAATCGAAGCATTTAATGCTAATAAATTTGTTTGTTCAGCAATCCCATTAATAATTGTTTTTTTAGAATAAAGCGAATAATGACATATGCGCCTAGTGCTCCTAATAGAATGCTAACCCCGGTTGTGACGATATTTACCGCTAACACATTCTGAATATAATGTTGTGCAATCTCGGAGGCAGTTGCACTTAGTGATGTAATTACAAAAATCAGAATGACGATCATGATCGTTAATTTCGCTTGTAAATTAAGCCTGACGTTCCTTCCATTTAACTTTCCTATCCCTCTTTTTTTCTCCATTTTATTTTCCCCTCCAATATTCTAGTACTTCCTCGTCTAAATCTTTGAACGAAATCGTTCTTGTCTATTGTCGTTCTCCCCCATTTCAATCAAATCAGCTGAAGTTCAGACAAAAAATAGATAATTGACTCGTGACAATAGGTCTATAAACATAAAAAAAGATCGATACACAGAAAGTACCCATCTTTTTTGTTTTTTCGGCAACCCGACTGCCATAGTGCTTCCACCTTAGGCTCGTAGCTTTGCGTCCTTATCTTTCAATAAGTTTGCTATTATCGTTAAACATTACCTATTTGAAACTTTTTGACTACTTCATTATACATATCCTCGCGCTAAATTTCTATCTATTTCGACATATTTTTCAAGGAGAATTTAATAAATTCTGACACCTTACAATTCCTCTCATTTATATAGGACATCCCCTTGTAAAGTATAGGCATTTTGATGTCATGAGAGGGGAGAAGATTTGAACTGCAGTATATAAGAAAAGCGCAAGGCGACCGCCTATCGGCGACAAGCACTGCCTCTTTCTCTACTAGCGCTGCTTTGTAGTTTATCCGTCCACCGCGCAATACGCCACGTCCTGTGGCATGCGCGGCATTAGGATGTCCTATCCGTCGAGGCAATTCGAAGCTTACTCGTGATGAAACGTTCTTTGGAATAGCCGGCAAGAAGAAGTCGATCTTCTTAGACTTCAATTGACTGGGCGAAGTGACCTCGAGCCGATGGCGCCTGGAGCTAGACACCTAGCGAGAGTGAGAAATTTTATACTTTTTACTCTCAAAGAAAGCCACGAATATGCTTAAGCACCTTCGCAGCATAGATAACACGCGTTAATTTTGTATAAAAGTGTTGACAAGTAAACCTTAGAACCGTCACTTCGGTCATTTTTCTTCTTATCAAAAATTCTTGTAGGTCTTTATTTCATAATACATAGAGTAGTGGCCAATCTGATTCGTTCAAACTTATGACTTCTTGCAGCAGGAGCTTATTCACTTTCCAACTGATCTAGTAATTCATAAATTGAAACACCTTCACCTATACTTATAAACGGATTATCTTCTAATGGATGAACAGATTGAATATTGGGTTCAGTTGTACCCTCTGCTTGCACCTGAACGTTTTCGATGTCTTCTTTTTTTACTTCTTCATCTAAAATGAATCGCTCTGTACTTGAAGTTTTCTCTTGATGTACTTCATTAATAACCGCTGTTTCACTAGAATTATTACTTCCAAAAATTAGCCAAAAAAATAACCCCCATACTCCTAAACATAAGAGAACCATAAATCCTATCGTTATATATTTCATAACTAATCCCCTACTCCACTTTTGTTTTTCTAAATGCCCAATGATTCTGCGATTTTCCTATTTGAGATTATGATGCTTCCCTTTTCATCATCATAATGATGTTGATTGTTTCATCACTTGTAACATTAATCGGAATCTTGACAGCATGATTAAATGCTGTAAATTTTGAATTACCTGAGATTACAGCTGGTGGTGAAATATCAAGTCTAATGTCTCTTAAAGATATACTTGTTGCCATATTACCTGAAATCATGTTGCCAAGTTCAGCAATAAATGATTCTAGCATTTCTCCCTCAATTATTGAGCCGAACATCCCTTGAGCAATTAAGCCGAATGTCGATGTCTCACCCTCAATTAGGACTTGGCCATTTAAATCACCAGTAATACCTATAAGAACCCCTATCTCACGTAGGTAATAAGGTTTTTCAGTTAATGTTGGTTCATTTACCTCTACCTGAATTGGAATGACATCTTTTACACTCTGCACCATCCCATCTATACTTTCTTTTAATGAATCATCATACTTATTTTTCACAATTGTTTCGATCACTTACCCCACCGTCCTTTTTTCATTCACCCTTCTAAATTACTTCTTTGTCACTTGTAATAACTACACCATCGACCAATGTCATGTCATTTTTAGAAGTAAAATATTTGAGTGACTCCTTCTTATATATCTAATGCTTTGCGCATGGTCATATAGAACTACTTATATGCCGAGAAAAATCTTACCATAGGTATTTATAACCATCAATGCTACTTTTCTACAAAAGTGTTTCATAATATTCTTTATGTTTGTTTTAACAAGAAGCGATGGCAGCAATTTTTTCATTAATACATCAATGGTAAAGACGGGACTATTAAAGAGTTAGATTAATTGTTGAACGAATATTATCAAATTAAATCGAAGTAACTCTAAGGACTACCACCCTGATAAAAATCAGTACATCATTTGCTACAAAAAAACACCTGTACTA
The Bacillus shivajii DNA segment above includes these coding regions:
- a CDS encoding chemotaxis protein CheX produces the protein MIETIVKNKYDDSLKESIDGMVQSVKDVIPIQVEVNEPTLTEKPYYLREIGVLIGITGDLNGQVLIEGETSTFGLIAQGMFGSIIEGEMLESFIAELGNMISGNMATSISLRDIRLDISPPAVISGNSKFTAFNHAVKIPINVTSDETINIIMMMKREAS